A region of Candidatus Leptovillus gracilis DNA encodes the following proteins:
- the folD gene encoding bifunctional methylenetetrahydrofolate dehydrogenase/methenyltetrahydrofolate cyclohydrolase FolD — protein MTAQLIDGIAIAEQVKEEVKTAVTQMQAQHGYTPGLATVLVGEDPASSTYVRMKQRTCEKLGIRSIGHVLPADASQAEVIALVSELNADPTINGILVQLPLPKHINEEAVLNAIDLEKDVDGFHPVNIGRLAMKGRDPLFIPCTPYGCMVLLERSGIVTKGADAVIVGRSNIVGLPMAMLLQKADATVTICHSRTKDLAAHVRRADIVVAAIGWANMITGDMIKPGAAIIDVGINRVDDASDKRGYKLVGDVDFESAKEVAGAITPVPGGVGPMTIAMLMKNTLRAAEIALAKR, from the coding sequence ATGACTGCACAACTCATTGATGGCATTGCCATCGCCGAACAAGTGAAAGAAGAAGTAAAAACGGCCGTTACCCAAATGCAAGCCCAACACGGCTATACCCCGGGCCTGGCCACCGTTTTAGTCGGCGAAGACCCGGCTTCCAGCACTTACGTGCGCATGAAGCAGCGCACTTGCGAAAAACTGGGCATCCGCTCCATCGGCCATGTCTTGCCGGCGGACGCTTCCCAGGCTGAAGTGATCGCTCTGGTGTCTGAGCTAAACGCCGACCCGACCATCAATGGTATTTTGGTACAGCTTCCGCTGCCGAAGCATATCAACGAAGAAGCCGTTCTCAACGCCATTGACCTGGAAAAAGATGTGGACGGCTTTCACCCGGTGAATATCGGGCGGTTGGCGATGAAAGGGCGCGACCCGTTATTTATCCCTTGTACGCCGTATGGCTGTATGGTCTTGCTGGAGCGCTCTGGCATTGTCACAAAGGGGGCGGATGCAGTGATTGTCGGCCGTTCCAACATTGTGGGGCTGCCAATGGCGATGCTGCTGCAAAAGGCAGACGCCACAGTGACCATTTGCCACAGCCGCACCAAAGATTTGGCCGCCCACGTGCGCCGCGCCGATATTGTCGTAGCCGCCATTGGTTGGGCCAATATGATCACCGGCGATATGATCAAACCGGGTGCGGCGATCATTGACGTAGGCATCAATCGGGTAGACGACGCCAGCGACAAACGGGGGTACAAACTGGTCGGTGACGTAGACTTCGAGTCGGCCAAAGAGGTGGCGGGAGCAATTACGCCCGTCCCTGGTGGCGTTGGCCCGATGACCATTGCCATGCTCATGAAGAACACACTCCGCGCCGCGGAGATAGCCCTGGCGAAACGATAA
- a CDS encoding molybdenum cofactor guanylyltransferase, whose amino-acid sequence MDETTVAIMAGGKSSRMGRDKSFVLFQGRPLIEVVIERVAGLGAETILITNKPADYAHLGLPMFSDVYPDCGPLGGIYTAVHHASHAYTLVVACDMPWLNRDLLQYQIGLRQQADVIVPRWDKFPEPLHAVYSRACLAPIETNLRAQMFKITSFFGRVTVRFVEREAIERLDANGRSFANLNTPEDLEQ is encoded by the coding sequence ATGGATGAGACGACGGTAGCGATTATGGCCGGGGGGAAAAGCAGCCGCATGGGGCGCGATAAATCATTTGTGTTGTTCCAGGGACGGCCGTTAATTGAAGTGGTCATCGAGCGCGTGGCCGGTCTGGGCGCGGAGACGATCCTCATCACCAATAAACCGGCCGATTACGCCCACCTGGGGCTGCCGATGTTTAGCGATGTGTACCCGGATTGTGGGCCGTTGGGGGGGATTTATACGGCCGTTCACCACGCCAGCCACGCCTATACCCTCGTCGTTGCCTGCGACATGCCCTGGCTAAACCGCGATTTGCTGCAATACCAGATCGGTCTGCGCCAGCAAGCCGATGTGATTGTGCCCCGTTGGGACAAATTCCCCGAACCGCTGCACGCTGTTTACAGCCGGGCGTGCCTGGCCCCCATTGAAACCAATTTACGCGCCCAAATGTTCAAAATCACCAGCTTTTTTGGCCGCGTCACCGTGCGGTTTGTGGAACGAGAGGCGATAGAGCGGCTGGATGCGAACGGCCGTTCCTTTGCCAACCTCAACACGCCGGAAGACCTGGAACAATGA